The genome window GCAGATAGACATCATAAAGTTTTGGGAAAACTGGGTATCTGGGATTCTGCTCAAGCAGCTTCTCATAGTGTTTTCTTGCATTGTCCGCATCCTCATTTTTCAGATAAAGGTCGGCCAGATTCTCATACACCGCCGAATTCTGCGGATCAATCTGCAGGAACTTTTTCAAGTTGTCAATGGCATCCAGCAGATCCCCCTGGGTTTTTGCGGAACGGGCAAGCCCCAGATAGCCTGACGGGGATTCAGGATAAACCGTGATCGCCCTGTGGAAGCTGGCGGCCGCTGCAGACAGGCCTTTTTCCCTGTCAGCATCCAGATACATGCTCTGGTAGCCGTGGAAAAGCAGTGAAAACAGCGAGGCTGGATTGGTCTTGGCTCTCTTTGACAGATCGGCCAGGATCCTTACTCGCTTCTCGGACATCTGCTCTCTGGACAGCAGCTCGAAAAACCTGGGATAGGCAGCTTCATAATCAGGAAAATGCTCTAGTGAATTCAGAAGATTTTTAACAGCTTCATCGAAATCACCGAGTTTAAGGCAGAGAATTGATGTATCTTCAAGTACTTCAGGGCAGAATTTATAATCCAGCGCTGATTTTAGACTGTGGAGCGCTTTGCCGTACATGAAATTGAAATCATAGATTTTAGAAAGCTTTAAAAGCATCCTGTGATTCAGGTAATTCAGTTCCAGTGCTTTTTCGTAAGCTTCGAGGGCTTTGTGATACAGGCATTTATCCCAGTAAAGGTCACCCAGGAAAGCGGAATATTCGCCATGTCCTTCGGACAGTTTAATCGCAATGATCATCTGCTTGATGGCTTCCGAACCTGATTCTTCGGTCTTGATCAGGGAATAAACGCGGGCCAGTTCGTAATAACCGGGGTAATACGTAGGGACCAGCTTTACCGCTTTCTTGGCAATGTTCAAGGCTTCCTGAAGCGTATTTTTACCAATTTCATACTCTTTCATCAGGACCTTGATCAGGGAAAAATGAGGATACTGCTTGTCCGGGCTGATCTGGATCGCCTTTTTCAGATATTTCTCGGCTTCCTGCATGGAGGAAACCATGATCTCCTTGTCGGCTTCAGGAGTAAAATAGTAAAAACTGAGCCCCAGGGAATAGTTGGACATGAAATTGTCAGGTTCTTTGGACAGGGAATTCTTGAATTTTTCGATAATCTGCTTATATACTTCGTGCCTCTGGCTGTATTCCCTGTATAGTTGTCCGTATTCGCACAGCATCCTGTCCGCGATTTCCGGGTTGTCAGGCACTGTGGTCAGTATACGTTTGTAATATTCGATTGAGAGGTCGTGGCGTTTCATTCTGCTGTAACAATCGGCGATCCCAGTCAGAGCCTGGAGATTACGTTCATCCATGGTCTGCGCTTTCCGGTATTCGGAAAGAGCAGTCTCGAAAATATTTTTAGAGAAATATTTCTCGGCCTGGGACAGGAAGATCTGGGCTTTCTCTCGTTTTTCATTCAGAAGGTAATTTTCCGATTCCTGACGGAGATTGGACAACTCCCGCTCGAGGTTTGCTGATTCGATGTTCTTGAGGTATTCGGTGGAAGCCTTGCCGATCAGGGAAAACACGCAATCCGTGCGGCTCAGATCATAGAAGCTGCATTTTTCATGGAGGCAGCCCTTGGGGATGTTTCCCTCTTTGTCATTCATAGCCATGAACGGGCATTGAAAAAGTTCCATTTATGCTTCCTCCCTTTTTTTAACAAAGTTGTCCAGATCAGATTTGTCTATCAGAATATCGCGAGGTTTGCTTCCATTCTGGGCGCTGACTATGCCCATTTCCTCCATGATGTCCATCAAACGGCCAGCCCTGGCGTGCCCCACACTGAGCTTCCGCTGCAGCATCGAAACTGAGGCGAGCTTATTCTCCACTACCAGGCAGATGGCTTCATCCAGAAATTCGTCTTTTCCGTTGT of Candidatus Wallbacteria bacterium contains these proteins:
- a CDS encoding tetratricopeptide repeat protein, with protein sequence MELFQCPFMAMNDKEGNIPKGCLHEKCSFYDLSRTDCVFSLIGKASTEYLKNIESANLERELSNLRQESENYLLNEKREKAQIFLSQAEKYFSKNIFETALSEYRKAQTMDERNLQALTGIADCYSRMKRHDLSIEYYKRILTTVPDNPEIADRMLCEYGQLYREYSQRHEVYKQIIEKFKNSLSKEPDNFMSNYSLGLSFYYFTPEADKEIMVSSMQEAEKYLKKAIQISPDKQYPHFSLIKVLMKEYEIGKNTLQEALNIAKKAVKLVPTYYPGYYELARVYSLIKTEESGSEAIKQMIIAIKLSEGHGEYSAFLGDLYWDKCLYHKALEAYEKALELNYLNHRMLLKLSKIYDFNFMYGKALHSLKSALDYKFCPEVLEDTSILCLKLGDFDEAVKNLLNSLEHFPDYEAAYPRFFELLSREQMSEKRVRILADLSKRAKTNPASLFSLLFHGYQSMYLDADREKGLSAAAASFHRAITVYPESPSGYLGLARSAKTQGDLLDAIDNLKKFLQIDPQNSAVYENLADLYLKNEDADNARKHYEKLLEQNPRYPVFPKLYDVYL